One window of Chryseobacterium indologenes genomic DNA carries:
- a CDS encoding efflux RND transporter permease subunit, producing MTKRKMHFLEAAMKHKQVVIVLVVLLMIMGIFSLKNMPRSENPRIEMPTAMVYAFYPGADEHQAEEEVAKKIEQYLFSFEEIKKKKVKTEVKEGQVFLTVEIFAEVKDRKKFWHTLQLDMDANLRSKLPAGVIGPFINSNFADVTAMIVSVSSKERSYAEIEKYIDKLEDGLKVIPTVSKINRSGGQRQQVYVKINDQKLQQYGFDVSTLMRALQQQNVTGYSGELSMGSNNIVPVYTNSRYKNETEIGNQIVYTTPAGAVVRLKDVAELERRFEEKSSFVKVGDENAMVLTIDMKPGNNIVAFGKEVDERIAEIQKAFPPDIKMNTIVNQPEVVGESISHFMVEFGMAIGSVVLVVMLLLPFRVAAVASAAAPISIIITFGIMQIVGLELHQVTLAALIIVLGMVVDNAIVVVDNYIEKLDEGVTPWTAAWQAAQQLSIPIFSATMAIIFAFAPLAFFMEGIAKDFMVSLPLTVAIALLTSMFIALLFTPYTCYIFIKKGLKHKMSDRPLKKSLLDHLQTIFDKGVEKAFKWPKVTMAIGVLSVLSAFFLAGNKVDSEFFPISERNQFNMEVWMPNGSSLDKTEAQVKKLEELLKKDKRVVNMTSFVGMSSPRFHTSYAPETPKKYFAQVFITTSGSKEADEMVKEYLVKLKNFVPDGAVKLKQLSFQEGAPIDIRIISDNEADQKRTALHVKKILEEAEGTNYVRLSNESDYMGVKLNIDDVKANRLGITSQMITQTLGAGLKGYSVSTMWEGDKPVDIFVRYDSISRRDLDAVQNLHITSVYGTKIPIKEVASLEPEWHTGLLIRRNGLKLLSVYSEAQMGIKPSRILKNIQPKIDALQLPEGTTLQYGGDAESSEENAPGMGLSLSVSLILIFLTLLFQFRSLGKSLIILCTFLLSLFGAFFGLYITGNPLGMTGFMGIISLIGIVVRNGIILVDYADELIREHGYRHKAAAIAAAKRRMRPIFLTSAAAAVGVVPMIISKSPMWAPLGSVLAFGLIFSMILTLFVVPVMYYKLLKAPLVEEEAPEDQPGEDEILYKPKPAH from the coding sequence ATGACCAAAAGAAAAATGCATTTTCTGGAAGCTGCTATGAAACATAAGCAGGTAGTGATCGTATTGGTTGTACTGCTGATGATAATGGGGATATTTTCATTAAAAAATATGCCAAGAAGTGAGAATCCCAGAATAGAAATGCCAACAGCCATGGTATATGCTTTTTATCCGGGAGCTGATGAGCATCAGGCTGAAGAGGAAGTAGCTAAAAAAATAGAACAGTATCTTTTTTCCTTTGAGGAGATCAAAAAGAAGAAGGTAAAAACAGAAGTTAAAGAAGGTCAGGTTTTTCTGACAGTAGAAATTTTTGCAGAAGTCAAAGACCGTAAGAAATTCTGGCATACCCTGCAGCTGGATATGGATGCGAACCTTCGCTCCAAATTGCCGGCAGGCGTTATCGGGCCTTTTATCAATAGCAACTTTGCTGATGTAACAGCCATGATTGTTTCGGTATCTTCTAAAGAAAGATCTTATGCTGAAATAGAAAAATATATTGATAAGCTGGAAGACGGATTAAAAGTGATTCCAACCGTTTCCAAAATTAACAGGTCCGGGGGACAGAGACAGCAGGTCTATGTTAAAATCAATGATCAGAAGCTTCAGCAGTATGGTTTTGATGTTTCAACCTTAATGAGAGCCCTGCAGCAACAGAATGTTACAGGATATTCCGGTGAACTTTCAATGGGATCCAACAATATTGTTCCTGTTTATACCAACAGCAGGTATAAAAATGAAACAGAAATAGGGAATCAGATTGTTTATACTACTCCTGCTGGGGCTGTAGTACGTCTTAAAGATGTTGCTGAATTAGAAAGACGTTTTGAAGAAAAATCGTCATTTGTAAAAGTAGGAGATGAAAATGCAATGGTTTTAACCATTGATATGAAGCCGGGCAACAATATTGTAGCTTTCGGGAAAGAGGTTGATGAGAGGATTGCTGAAATACAGAAAGCTTTTCCTCCTGATATTAAGATGAATACCATTGTTAATCAGCCGGAAGTTGTAGGAGAAAGCATCAGCCATTTTATGGTGGAATTTGGGATGGCAATTGGTTCTGTGGTTCTTGTAGTTATGCTTCTGCTGCCGTTCAGGGTTGCTGCGGTGGCTTCTGCTGCCGCCCCCATTTCAATCATCATTACATTTGGGATCATGCAGATTGTAGGCCTGGAGCTTCATCAGGTAACATTGGCTGCATTGATTATTGTCCTTGGAATGGTGGTGGATAATGCCATTGTAGTGGTAGATAATTATATAGAAAAACTTGACGAAGGAGTAACGCCATGGACTGCGGCCTGGCAGGCTGCGCAACAGCTTTCTATTCCTATCTTCTCGGCAACAATGGCTATTATTTTCGCCTTTGCGCCATTGGCTTTCTTTATGGAAGGAATTGCCAAAGATTTTATGGTTTCGCTGCCTTTGACAGTAGCAATTGCATTATTAACCTCTATGTTTATTGCCCTTCTTTTCACTCCTTATACATGCTATATTTTTATTAAAAAGGGATTGAAGCATAAAATGAGTGACAGGCCTTTAAAGAAAAGCCTTTTGGATCATCTTCAAACCATCTTTGATAAAGGAGTGGAGAAGGCATTCAAATGGCCTAAAGTAACGATGGCTATAGGTGTTTTATCTGTTCTTTCGGCATTCTTTTTAGCAGGAAATAAGGTAGACAGTGAGTTTTTCCCAATCAGTGAAAGAAATCAGTTTAATATGGAGGTCTGGATGCCTAACGGTTCTTCACTGGATAAAACAGAAGCACAGGTAAAGAAGCTGGAAGAACTTCTGAAGAAAGATAAAAGGGTTGTTAATATGACAAGCTTTGTAGGAATGAGTTCTCCAAGATTCCATACGTCATATGCTCCTGAAACTCCCAAAAAATATTTTGCACAGGTTTTCATCACGACTTCCGGAAGTAAAGAAGCCGATGAGATGGTAAAAGAATATCTGGTAAAACTCAAAAATTTCGTACCGGATGGAGCTGTTAAATTAAAACAACTGAGTTTTCAGGAAGGCGCTCCGATTGACATAAGGATTATAAGTGATAATGAAGCTGACCAGAAAAGAACGGCTCTTCATGTAAAGAAAATTCTTGAAGAGGCAGAAGGGACGAACTATGTAAGGTTGAGTAATGAGTCTGATTATATGGGAGTAAAACTGAATATTGACGATGTAAAGGCCAATAGATTGGGGATCACAAGTCAAATGATTACCCAGACGTTAGGAGCAGGATTGAAAGGATATTCCGTATCCACCATGTGGGAAGGAGACAAACCTGTTGATATTTTTGTAAGATATGACTCTATCAGCAGAAGAGATCTGGATGCTGTTCAGAATTTACACATCACCTCTGTCTATGGAACTAAAATCCCAATCAAAGAAGTCGCTTCCCTGGAACCGGAATGGCATACAGGTCTTTTGATCAGAAGAAACGGGCTAAAGTTATTGAGTGTTTATTCAGAAGCTCAAATGGGAATAAAACCTTCAAGAATCTTAAAAAATATACAGCCCAAAATTGATGCCTTACAGCTTCCGGAAGGAACAACCCTTCAATACGGAGGAGATGCGGAATCAAGTGAAGAAAATGCACCGGGAATGGGCTTGTCGTTAAGTGTCAGTCTGATACTGATCTTTTTGACCCTTTTATTCCAGTTCAGAAGTCTTGGGAAATCATTGATCATCTTATGTACATTCCTTTTGAGTCTGTTCGGAGCCTTCTTCGGATTATACATTACAGGAAACCCTTTAGGAATGACCGGATTTATGGGAATTATCAGTCTGATAGGGATTGTGGTACGTAATGGAATCATTCTGGTTGACTACGCTGACGAACTGATCAGGGAACATGGATACAGGCACAAAGCAGCAGCTATTGCCGCCGCAAAAAGAAGAATGCGTCCTATTTTCCTTACTTCAGCAGCCGCAGCAGTGGGAGTGGTACCCATGATTATCAGCAAATCTCCGATGTGGGCACCGTTAGGAAGTGTTTTAGCCTTCGGATTGATATTCTCAATGATCCTGACTCTTTTTGTAGTGCCGGTCATGTATTATAAACTGCTTAAGGCTCCCTTAGTAGAAGAAGAAGCTCCGGAAGATCAGCCCGGAGAAGATGAAATTCTGTATAAACCAAAGCCGGCTCATTAA
- a CDS encoding efflux RND transporter periplasmic adaptor subunit has translation MVINLRSISLSMFSVLMLYSCESSDKTKTDKKASSQQVSIQTVQLTNQLQNLTYSGNIEADNSVSIGFNVPGRVVSINVQEGQRINKGQLLAVIEQNTYSNAFAIANASLEQAQDNFKRLDQLYKKKSLPERDYISAKTALAQAKANRESAIKNLQDTKLYASFSGIISQKLTEAGGYAAPGVPIFNIVKTDNVYATASVTENEIGTLKVGTPAEITVPALNKKLNGTVTIINPQADNLSKTYKVKIRLSNPGGQLMPGMIADLNLNTGENMPSIIIPAQAVVRDSDNVSYVYLAKENHTAFKKRVEVTGTAGSNEVVIANGLQQGDKLIVEGQTKLTDGSRIAF, from the coding sequence ATGGTGATCAATTTAAGAAGTATTTCACTAAGTATGTTTTCTGTATTGATGTTATACTCCTGCGAAAGCAGTGACAAAACAAAGACTGATAAAAAAGCATCTTCACAACAGGTTTCCATACAAACCGTTCAATTAACAAACCAACTTCAAAATTTAACATACAGTGGGAACATAGAGGCAGATAATTCTGTTTCTATAGGCTTTAACGTTCCCGGACGGGTGGTAAGTATTAATGTACAGGAAGGACAGCGGATCAACAAAGGACAACTCCTGGCTGTTATTGAGCAGAATACCTATTCAAATGCTTTTGCCATTGCCAATGCCAGTCTGGAACAGGCACAGGACAATTTTAAACGACTGGATCAGCTTTATAAGAAAAAAAGTCTTCCTGAAAGGGATTATATCTCCGCTAAAACCGCACTTGCCCAGGCAAAAGCAAACAGAGAATCTGCCATTAAAAATTTACAGGATACCAAACTGTATGCCTCATTCTCCGGAATAATATCCCAGAAATTGACCGAAGCCGGAGGATATGCTGCCCCGGGAGTTCCCATTTTTAATATTGTAAAAACAGACAATGTATATGCTACAGCATCTGTAACCGAGAATGAAATAGGAACCCTGAAGGTTGGAACACCAGCAGAAATTACAGTTCCTGCTTTAAATAAAAAGCTGAACGGAACAGTTACCATTATTAATCCCCAGGCAGATAATCTTTCCAAGACTTATAAGGTGAAAATAAGGCTTTCAAATCCCGGCGGACAGCTGATGCCGGGAATGATTGCCGATCTGAATCTCAACACCGGAGAAAATATGCCCTCCATTATTATTCCGGCCCAAGCTGTTGTACGGGATTCGGATAATGTAAGCTACGTATATCTGGCTAAGGAAAACCATACAGCCTTTAAGAAAAGAGTAGAGGTAACGGGAACTGCCGGTTCTAATGAAGTAGTCATCGCAAATGGTTTGCAGCAAGGTGATAAACTTATTGTTGAAGGACAGACCAAATTAACAGACGGCAGCAGAATAGCATTCTAA
- a CDS encoding helix-turn-helix domain-containing protein: MDKATFRSHKEILEILGEHDPHSDFHVHYIDRYFEENPISYPYKTDNSALLLLLEGEMKINVNLETHQIRNNSIIFLPSQSYTHIINISQHIKCVAIAFSDDFAFSNLKNYNDINIVRLLSDNRTLVISLSPDESRNIVTLTDNLYKMNSDREQLHAMERIYHYFNSLALELRVLHSLAEENYQPKTSRQKSLIQNFMSLLSSHCKKERSVQFYADQLAVTPGYLSKVLKEVSGQTASNIIEEAVIIEARNLLQNSEWTVAQIADQLHFSDQSFFGKFFKKKMKISPKEFRKQQNSTL; the protein is encoded by the coding sequence TTGGATAAAGCAACCTTTCGCAGCCACAAGGAAATTCTTGAAATTTTGGGTGAACATGATCCTCACAGTGATTTTCATGTTCATTATATAGATCGGTACTTTGAAGAAAACCCTATTTCATATCCTTATAAAACTGATAACTCAGCTCTTTTGCTTTTGCTGGAGGGTGAAATGAAAATTAATGTTAATCTGGAAACACATCAGATCCGTAATAACAGCATTATTTTCCTGCCTTCACAGTCCTATACCCACATTATAAATATTTCGCAGCATATAAAATGTGTAGCGATAGCTTTTTCGGATGATTTTGCCTTTTCGAACCTAAAAAATTATAATGATATCAATATTGTACGCTTGCTTTCGGACAACAGGACACTTGTAATCTCTTTATCTCCGGATGAAAGCAGAAATATCGTAACCCTCACGGATAATCTGTACAAAATGAATTCTGACCGTGAGCAGCTTCATGCCATGGAAAGAATTTATCATTATTTTAATTCACTTGCTTTGGAGCTGAGGGTGCTGCACAGTCTGGCGGAAGAAAACTATCAACCAAAAACAAGCAGACAAAAATCCCTGATTCAAAACTTCATGAGCCTGCTTTCTTCGCATTGCAAGAAAGAACGTTCCGTACAGTTCTATGCAGATCAGTTAGCTGTTACTCCGGGATACCTTTCCAAAGTTTTAAAAGAAGTTTCAGGACAGACAGCGAGTAATATTATTGAAGAAGCTGTGATTATAGAAGCCCGGAATCTGCTTCAGAACTCAGAATGGACGGTCGCTCAGATTGCAGATCAGCTTCATTTCAGTGATCAGTCGTTTTTCGGTAAATTTTTTAAAAAGAAAATGAAAATCTCACCCAAAGAATTTCGAAAACAGCAAAATTCTACTTTGTAA